One region of Leptospira fainei serovar Hurstbridge str. BUT 6 genomic DNA includes:
- the cmk gene encoding (d)CMP kinase, whose product MNENVIALDGPAGSGKSTVARELANKLGYKYLDSGAFYRALTLYIFGKYKKAGSKESFQDWVAKGNPDELSDGAVVECVFSEAGENKIFLNGKDVSSEIRIPEITKEIKHIANKESYREFVNKQLRNLALIHKLIMDGRDIGTAVFPDARYKFFLTASSRVRAERRYYQLKEQGIDSDLDEIEREIIARDKSDTDREIAPLKQAKDAILIDTDRLPKNTVIGKILECLEHGILGDPH is encoded by the coding sequence ATGAATGAAAATGTTATCGCCTTGGACGGTCCGGCGGGTTCCGGCAAAAGTACGGTTGCTCGAGAACTTGCTAATAAGTTAGGATATAAATATTTGGATTCGGGTGCGTTCTATCGTGCCTTAACTCTTTATATTTTTGGAAAATACAAGAAAGCAGGATCGAAAGAAAGTTTTCAAGACTGGGTCGCAAAAGGAAATCCCGATGAATTATCCGACGGAGCAGTTGTGGAATGTGTCTTCTCTGAAGCAGGGGAAAATAAGATTTTTCTAAATGGCAAAGACGTTTCCTCGGAAATTCGAATTCCCGAAATTACAAAAGAAATAAAACACATCGCCAATAAAGAATCGTACCGCGAATTCGTAAATAAGCAGCTTCGCAATCTCGCCTTAATCCACAAATTAATTATGGATGGTAGAGACATAGGTACGGCCGTTTTTCCGGATGCTCGGTACAAATTCTTCTTAACCGCATCCTCTCGGGTTCGTGCCGAAAGAAGATATTATCAATTAAAAGAGCAAGGAATCGATTCGGATTTGGATGAAATCGAAAGAGAAATCATCGCTCGCGATAAATCGGATACGGATCGTGAAATCGCGCCTTTGAAACAGGCAAAAGACGCAATCCTCATTGACACAGATAGGTTGCCAAAAAATACTGTTATTGGTAAGATTCTTGAGTGCCTCGAACATGGCATTTTAGGCGATCCGCACTAA